Proteins co-encoded in one Opitutus terrae PB90-1 genomic window:
- a CDS encoding LacI family DNA-binding transcriptional regulator: protein MSKVSGKTATVLPGAIDGALPAKRYYTLADIAAKAGVHVTTVSLALRDHPSIPPVTRTRIRSVARELGYRRDPLLDALNFHRARQTQQTRSVSSAFVVHAGTTRLFGGNHYQPLVYAGAKAAAEARGHALDILVVGHGHLAPARLNTILNARGITGVLLSTFEIDIEQLDLDWAQFCAVKVECLHLTPNLDAVSNDQLQVARLAMRQLRKLGYRRIGLATAREDQTRLGESFGMGVLIEQDSLPQEECVPPLIFSLAEVPTLPRLIPEWMRANKVDVIISNWNELFDTFATAGIRLPEDVAFASLDVPPSMPHIAGVVQNHGLVGQRAMEQLAIMTDAYQRGVPEAQTITYIPGYWQDGVTAPTRPGRNGREPQ, encoded by the coding sequence GGTGCACGTCACCACGGTGTCACTGGCGCTGCGCGATCATCCGAGCATCCCGCCGGTGACGCGCACGCGGATCCGGAGCGTCGCGCGCGAGCTGGGCTACCGCCGCGACCCGTTGCTCGATGCGTTGAATTTTCACCGCGCCCGACAGACGCAGCAAACCCGCTCGGTCAGCTCGGCGTTCGTGGTGCACGCCGGCACGACGCGGTTGTTCGGCGGCAATCACTACCAGCCGCTCGTCTACGCCGGCGCGAAAGCCGCTGCGGAAGCGCGCGGCCACGCGCTCGATATTCTCGTGGTCGGACACGGGCACCTCGCGCCCGCCCGGCTCAACACGATCCTCAACGCGCGCGGCATCACCGGCGTGCTGCTCTCGACCTTCGAGATCGACATCGAACAACTCGACCTCGACTGGGCGCAGTTCTGCGCCGTCAAGGTCGAGTGCCTCCACCTCACGCCGAATCTGGACGCCGTTTCCAACGACCAGCTGCAAGTCGCGCGACTGGCGATGCGGCAGCTACGCAAGCTCGGGTACCGGCGCATCGGGCTGGCCACGGCGCGTGAGGATCAGACTCGGCTCGGCGAGTCCTTCGGCATGGGCGTGTTGATCGAACAGGATTCGCTGCCGCAGGAGGAATGCGTGCCGCCGCTGATCTTCAGCCTCGCCGAGGTCCCCACGCTGCCGCGGCTGATTCCGGAATGGATGCGCGCCAACAAGGTGGACGTGATCATCTCGAACTGGAACGAGCTCTTCGACACGTTTGCCACCGCGGGCATCCGGCTGCCGGAGGACGTGGCGTTCGCGTCGTTGGATGTGCCGCCCAGCATGCCGCATATCGCGGGGGTGGTGCAGAATCACGGGTTGGTCGGCCAGCGCGCCATGGAGCAGCTCGCGATCATGACCGACGCTTACCAACGCGGCGTGCCCGAGGCGCAGACCATCACCTACATTCCCGGCTACTGGCAGGACGGCGTCACGGCGCCAACTCGTCCGGGACGCAACGGACGCGAGCCGCAGTAA
- a CDS encoding TonB-dependent siderophore receptor encodes MLALAALCSVAVQAQTTAPATATPAADDDEVVKLDAFTVSTDRDVGYRATNSIAGTRTNTPIKDVPLNIQVFTKDLAEDLLIKNQVQFETYNASLVAGGIDVFSDNHIQQPYEQFLYRGFKQNWGLRDGVREYDPVDSQGLARVEVVKGPAAALYGLAYPGGIMQNISKTVELEKNFTSLRLTGGMYGDYRATADINATGTIAGQKIGVRFNGAYEKTEDNREHSQGDVRLLNVAVAWQPTATTKLEFMAEDGYRAKPNGLGYFLTGEAGAANNQAQIPLQILNPSIDWDWNWANDNNLNVLETKRYKGTVTQQIGEDVTVQAYLQYSRRLEIPGNGWDASGSGGANAWESASSGWDQATNTIRSTYNYRDWGNQMHAYGATAVYKLNFEQIKNTFAFGANVWKEDELSRHSAPLNPLASALVYPVQMGVPINVPPFPPADLQPDLTGGNGYHHEDNSNDYYFVNWQASMFNDRLKTNIGVNKTNLKTIAWDNGVDTEPNVYTASKYSPLFGAVFAVTKEISVFAVRSTSLFPDSTKDSFGNQFSPQVGLGYEGGVKVDLLDGKISGTISYFVIQQTGGTQNDPTKENRNTVRFDSLTPEQRQIEFGGVRPLGDIVQGGEQESKGFEMDLTFQPLRQWQIVTSYSNVNHEFTKSALPATIGQTNPQAIKNSFAVISKYSFLDGELKGLAVGGGLRWWDKSLQDYQRRAPNGGVYSGTGDFIDVARYSPSRTWAELFATYRWKVWGQNVMLQFNAQNILRADSYVGWKATGSADKLAVDRYKVPTPIVYRLTFGLDF; translated from the coding sequence TTGCTCGCGCTCGCGGCGCTCTGCAGCGTCGCGGTGCAAGCACAAACCACCGCCCCTGCCACGGCCACTCCCGCTGCGGATGACGACGAAGTCGTGAAGCTTGATGCCTTCACGGTCTCGACGGACCGCGACGTGGGTTACCGGGCCACCAACTCCATCGCAGGTACCCGCACCAACACGCCCATCAAGGACGTGCCGTTGAACATCCAGGTCTTCACCAAGGACCTCGCCGAGGACCTGTTGATCAAAAATCAAGTCCAGTTCGAAACGTACAACGCCTCCCTCGTGGCCGGCGGTATCGACGTGTTCTCGGACAATCACATTCAGCAGCCGTACGAGCAGTTCCTCTATCGCGGTTTCAAGCAGAACTGGGGTCTGCGCGACGGCGTGCGTGAATACGACCCGGTCGATTCCCAAGGCCTTGCCCGCGTCGAAGTCGTGAAGGGTCCGGCCGCCGCGCTCTACGGCCTCGCCTACCCCGGCGGCATCATGCAGAACATCAGTAAGACGGTCGAGCTGGAGAAGAACTTCACGAGCCTCCGTCTCACTGGCGGCATGTATGGCGACTATCGCGCCACCGCCGATATCAACGCCACGGGAACGATTGCCGGACAAAAGATCGGCGTCCGCTTCAATGGCGCGTACGAGAAGACGGAGGACAATCGCGAGCACTCGCAGGGTGACGTCCGGCTCTTGAACGTCGCCGTTGCCTGGCAGCCGACCGCCACCACGAAGCTCGAGTTCATGGCGGAAGACGGTTACCGCGCGAAGCCGAACGGCCTGGGCTATTTCCTGACCGGTGAGGCGGGCGCCGCTAACAACCAAGCCCAAATCCCGCTGCAGATCCTCAATCCCTCGATCGACTGGGATTGGAACTGGGCCAACGACAACAACCTCAACGTACTCGAAACCAAGCGCTACAAGGGCACGGTCACCCAGCAAATTGGCGAGGATGTCACCGTCCAAGCCTACTTGCAGTACTCACGGCGCCTGGAAATTCCCGGCAATGGCTGGGACGCTTCAGGTTCGGGTGGCGCCAATGCTTGGGAATCGGCCAGCAGCGGCTGGGACCAGGCCACCAATACCATCCGCAGCACCTACAACTACCGTGACTGGGGCAACCAGATGCACGCCTACGGTGCGACCGCCGTCTACAAGCTGAACTTCGAGCAGATCAAGAACACGTTCGCGTTCGGTGCGAACGTCTGGAAGGAAGATGAACTCTCGCGCCACAGCGCCCCGTTGAACCCGCTCGCGTCCGCGCTGGTTTATCCCGTCCAGATGGGCGTTCCGATCAACGTGCCTCCGTTCCCGCCGGCGGACCTCCAGCCCGACCTGACCGGTGGCAACGGCTACCACCACGAGGACAACTCGAACGATTACTACTTCGTGAATTGGCAGGCCTCGATGTTCAACGATCGCCTGAAGACGAACATCGGCGTCAACAAGACGAACCTGAAAACGATCGCTTGGGACAATGGGGTCGATACCGAGCCCAACGTCTACACGGCCTCGAAATACTCGCCGCTCTTCGGCGCGGTCTTCGCGGTTACGAAGGAAATATCGGTCTTCGCCGTGCGGTCCACGTCGCTGTTTCCCGACTCGACCAAAGACAGCTTCGGCAATCAGTTCTCGCCGCAAGTGGGCCTCGGTTATGAGGGCGGCGTGAAGGTAGACCTCCTCGACGGCAAGATCTCCGGCACGATCAGCTACTTCGTCATTCAGCAGACGGGCGGCACACAGAACGACCCCACCAAGGAAAACCGCAATACCGTACGGTTCGATTCGCTCACGCCTGAACAACGGCAGATCGAGTTCGGCGGCGTCCGGCCGCTGGGCGACATCGTGCAGGGCGGCGAGCAGGAATCGAAGGGCTTCGAAATGGACCTGACATTCCAGCCCTTGCGCCAATGGCAGATCGTGACGAGCTACTCGAACGTGAACCACGAGTTCACCAAGTCCGCGCTGCCGGCGACGATCGGCCAGACCAACCCACAAGCCATCAAGAACAGCTTCGCCGTGATTTCGAAGTACTCGTTCCTCGATGGCGAGCTGAAGGGGTTGGCCGTCGGTGGCGGTCTGCGCTGGTGGGACAAGTCGCTGCAGGACTATCAGCGGCGGGCGCCCAACGGCGGAGTGTACTCCGGCACAGGCGACTTCATCGACGTGGCTCGCTACTCGCCCTCCCGGACGTGGGCCGAGCTGTTCGCGACCTATCGTTGGAAGGTTTGGGGCCAGAATGTCATGCTTCAGTTCAACGCGCAGAATATCCTGCGCGCCGACTCCTACGTCGGGTGGAAAGCCACGGGCTCGGCCGACAAGCTGGCGGTCGACCGCTATAAGGTACCGACTCCGATCGTCTATCGTTTGACCTTCGGGCTCGACTTCTAG
- a CDS encoding carbamoyltransferase family protein: MRILGLSAFYHDSAAVLLDDGEIVAAVQEERFSRIKHDASFPRAAAAYCLAQASGPLDAVVYYEKPLLKFERILATSLAIAPRGFRAFAAAIPDWIHHKLWMPSLTEDELRALGAAPAPVFFAGHHESHAASAFFPSPFPHAAILTLDGVGEWSTTALGRGAGNRIELLRELRFPHSLGLLYSAFTHYCGFRVNSGEYKLMGLAPYGEPRHVNAILDRLVDLKPDGSFRLNLDYFGYLHGQTMTNARFAALFDAPPRAPDAPLTTLYCDVARSIQQVTEEIVLRLARTLHAETGEENLCLAGGVALNCVANGRLLREGPFRRIWVQPAAGDAGGALGAALAFHHRQAAAPRNADDVHDRMHGAFLGPSYGDDDIALALTQRGITNRLPQTADLPDRIAERLNAGLVVGFFQGRAEFGPRALGARSILADARSPEMQRRLNLKIKFRESFRPFAPIVLAEHASEWFDLAAASPYMLFTAPVATARRSPDTPRSSELPAECHSMGDISQEGGWQERLRAIRSAIPAVTHVDGSARVQTVDRQQNAALHAVLSAFARRTGCPVLVNTSFNVRGEPPVCHPREAIDCFLATDMDCLAIGSYLVDKTSLPANLRAPAAAPPRAFAAD; the protein is encoded by the coding sequence ATGCGTATCCTCGGACTCAGCGCGTTCTATCACGACTCGGCCGCCGTGCTGCTCGACGACGGCGAGATCGTGGCGGCGGTCCAGGAAGAGCGCTTCAGCCGGATCAAGCACGACGCCTCCTTCCCACGCGCGGCCGCGGCCTACTGCCTCGCGCAAGCCAGCGGCCCGCTCGACGCGGTCGTCTATTACGAAAAGCCGCTGCTCAAATTCGAGCGGATCCTCGCCACCTCGCTCGCGATTGCCCCGCGTGGTTTTCGTGCGTTTGCCGCCGCGATCCCGGATTGGATTCACCACAAGCTCTGGATGCCGTCGTTGACCGAGGACGAACTGCGCGCCTTGGGCGCGGCACCGGCGCCGGTGTTTTTCGCGGGGCACCACGAGTCGCACGCGGCCAGCGCCTTCTTCCCGTCGCCGTTTCCGCACGCCGCGATCCTGACACTCGACGGCGTCGGTGAGTGGTCCACCACGGCGCTCGGCCGCGGCGCGGGCAACCGCATCGAGCTGCTGCGCGAACTCCGGTTTCCGCACTCGCTCGGACTGCTCTATTCGGCCTTCACCCACTACTGCGGTTTCCGCGTGAACTCCGGCGAATACAAGCTGATGGGGCTCGCGCCCTACGGCGAGCCGCGACACGTGAACGCCATTCTGGACCGGCTCGTCGATCTCAAGCCGGACGGCTCGTTCCGGCTGAACCTCGACTACTTCGGCTACCTGCACGGGCAAACCATGACGAACGCCCGGTTCGCCGCGCTGTTCGACGCGCCGCCGCGAGCGCCAGACGCGCCTCTCACCACGCTTTATTGCGACGTCGCGCGATCAATCCAGCAGGTCACCGAAGAAATCGTGCTCCGACTCGCGCGCACGCTGCATGCCGAAACCGGCGAGGAGAATCTCTGCCTCGCGGGCGGTGTCGCCCTGAACTGCGTCGCGAATGGACGGCTGCTGCGCGAAGGCCCATTCCGTCGCATTTGGGTGCAACCCGCCGCGGGCGACGCCGGCGGTGCCCTCGGCGCCGCGCTCGCCTTTCATCACCGGCAGGCGGCGGCTCCGCGCAACGCCGACGACGTTCACGACCGGATGCATGGCGCTTTTCTCGGCCCCTCTTACGGCGACGACGATATCGCGCTCGCACTGACGCAGCGCGGCATCACCAACCGGCTGCCGCAGACAGCGGACCTACCCGATCGAATCGCCGAGCGACTGAATGCCGGACTCGTCGTAGGCTTTTTCCAGGGTCGCGCCGAGTTCGGTCCACGCGCGCTCGGTGCACGTTCAATTCTGGCCGATGCGCGTTCGCCCGAAATGCAGCGCCGGCTGAACTTGAAGATCAAGTTCCGCGAATCCTTCCGCCCATTCGCGCCGATCGTGCTCGCCGAGCACGCCTCCGAGTGGTTCGACCTCGCCGCAGCCTCGCCCTACATGCTCTTCACCGCGCCCGTCGCTACCGCGCGTCGGAGCCCGGATACACCGCGCTCCTCCGAACTTCCCGCTGAATGTCACTCGATGGGTGACATCTCGCAGGAAGGCGGATGGCAGGAACGGCTCCGCGCGATCCGTTCCGCCATCCCGGCGGTGACGCATGTCGATGGCTCCGCGCGCGTGCAGACGGTCGATCGCCAACAAAATGCCGCGCTGCACGCCGTGCTCAGCGCGTTTGCGCGGCGCACCGGCTGCCCAGTGCTCGTCAACACGTCCTTCAACGTCCGTGGCGAGCCGCCCGTATGTCACCCGCGCGAGGCGATCGACTGTTTTCTCGCCACCGACATGGACTGCCTGGCGATCGGCTCCTATCTCGTCGATAAAACCTCCCTGCCCGCTAACCTTCGCGCGCCAGCCGCAGCGCCGCCCCGCGCCTTCGCGGCCGATTGA
- a CDS encoding DUF5989 family protein — protein sequence MRALRSLSRFFAELFAFARERKAWWIVPIVVLLLLIGLVIVSVSTISPFIYSLF from the coding sequence ATGCGTGCGCTTCGCAGCCTTTCCCGCTTCTTCGCCGAGCTCTTCGCGTTCGCGCGCGAACGCAAGGCCTGGTGGATCGTTCCCATCGTCGTGTTGCTGCTGCTGATCGGACTGGTGATCGTCTCGGTCTCCACGATCTCGCCCTTCATCTACTCGCTGTTCTAG
- a CDS encoding tetratricopeptide repeat protein, with the protein MTALSFRRQLLFAAILIVGGLVLLLGSLELTLRLAHYGYSPHFAERALLPSGDSIWRDNRWCTAPYFSPELVRRPFPFRLPLTKAPGTYRIFVLGSSAAMGDPEPSFSLARMLEAMLRTAYPNQRFEVVNAGVTAINSHLARTIAADCAELSPDLFIVYEGHNEVIGPFGPSGVFAPFLSSELGVRAAIWLKGTRTGQLVSALGRRLTGKSALPADWGGMQMFLAQQIANDDPRLDAVRAHFRANLISIAESAHAAGARTLLCTVLTNQRDFAPFLSRHRSGLTAADLARWDAHVAAAREAERTHRTADAEAEYRAALAIDDEHAELVFRYGRFLLLAGRRQEAQPLLQRALNLDTLRFRTDGSLNKVIRDLRGAHVPGVEVLDLAAALALHSEGGATGDDLLYEHVHLTLRGTYEVAREIFTHVSADLARRQLISGTIAEPFDYDEARLRLGYTMHEQAMIAHELLNRFRAPPFTSQADHALRLKTWEQRTEQASALLARPEALPALRELYERAMTLAPDDWVLARNAGSMLVARQAPADAVPLLQRAADWIGHDVDTLVALGWAQRALGHTAESEAAFNQARALEPRYPNLPKPDAAGDQR; encoded by the coding sequence GTGACCGCCCTGTCGTTTCGCCGTCAGTTGCTCTTCGCCGCGATCCTCATCGTCGGCGGACTCGTCCTGCTGCTCGGGTCGCTCGAGCTGACGCTGCGGCTCGCCCACTACGGCTACTCGCCGCATTTCGCCGAACGTGCCTTGCTTCCCTCGGGCGATTCCATCTGGCGCGACAACCGCTGGTGCACCGCGCCGTATTTTTCGCCAGAGCTGGTGCGACGGCCGTTTCCCTTCCGGCTGCCGCTCACCAAAGCACCGGGCACCTATCGCATCTTCGTGCTCGGCAGCTCGGCGGCGATGGGCGATCCGGAGCCGTCGTTCTCGCTGGCCCGGATGCTCGAAGCGATGCTACGCACGGCCTACCCGAACCAGCGTTTCGAGGTGGTCAACGCCGGCGTGACCGCGATCAACTCCCATCTGGCGCGCACCATCGCCGCCGATTGTGCGGAGCTCTCGCCGGATCTCTTCATCGTCTACGAAGGCCACAACGAGGTCATCGGTCCGTTTGGGCCTTCCGGCGTGTTCGCGCCTTTCCTGAGCAGCGAACTCGGCGTACGCGCCGCGATCTGGCTCAAAGGCACGCGCACCGGCCAGCTGGTATCGGCGCTCGGTCGCCGGCTCACCGGCAAATCCGCGCTGCCGGCGGACTGGGGCGGCATGCAGATGTTCCTGGCCCAACAGATCGCCAACGACGATCCGCGGCTCGACGCGGTCCGCGCGCATTTCCGCGCCAACCTCATTTCGATCGCCGAATCCGCGCACGCCGCCGGTGCACGCACGCTGCTTTGCACCGTGCTCACGAACCAACGCGATTTCGCGCCGTTCCTGTCGCGCCACCGGTCCGGGCTGACCGCGGCTGACCTCGCCCGCTGGGATGCGCATGTCGCTGCCGCCCGCGAGGCCGAGCGCACGCATCGCACCGCGGATGCGGAAGCCGAGTATCGCGCCGCACTCGCGATCGACGACGAGCACGCCGAACTGGTTTTCCGCTACGGCCGTTTTCTGCTGCTGGCCGGTCGCCGCCAGGAAGCGCAGCCCTTGCTGCAACGCGCGCTGAACCTCGACACGCTGCGTTTCCGCACCGACGGTTCGCTCAACAAAGTCATCCGCGATCTGCGCGGTGCACACGTGCCCGGGGTCGAGGTGCTCGATCTCGCCGCAGCACTCGCGCTGCACAGCGAAGGCGGCGCGACGGGCGACGACCTGCTCTACGAGCACGTGCACCTCACACTCCGCGGCACCTACGAAGTCGCCCGCGAGATTTTCACCCATGTGTCCGCCGACCTCGCTCGGCGCCAGCTGATCTCAGGCACGATCGCGGAACCTTTCGACTACGACGAGGCGAGGCTCCGGCTCGGCTACACGATGCACGAGCAGGCCATGATCGCGCACGAGCTGCTCAATCGGTTTCGCGCGCCGCCGTTCACCAGCCAGGCCGATCATGCGCTACGCCTAAAAACCTGGGAGCAGCGAACGGAGCAGGCGTCCGCACTGCTCGCTCGGCCCGAAGCGTTGCCGGCGCTGCGTGAGTTATATGAGCGTGCGATGACGCTCGCTCCCGACGACTGGGTGCTCGCCCGCAACGCCGGCTCCATGCTGGTCGCGCGCCAGGCTCCGGCCGACGCCGTGCCGCTGTTGCAGCGCGCGGCCGATTGGATCGGCCACGACGTCGACACCCTCGTTGCGCTCGGCTGGGCCCAGCGCGCGCTCGGGCACACTGCAGAATCCGAGGCGGCCTTCAACCAGGCCCGTGCGCTCGAGCCGCGTTATCCGAATCTGCCGAAACCGGACGCAGCCGGCGACCAACGATAG
- a CDS encoding prolyl oligopeptidase family serine peptidase produces the protein MSLLRFLPAFLLAGAAVSIDVAGSAPVAAADDPYRWLEEIDSPQALEWVRDRNDATASRLTARPDYDALYRDALAVLNSASRIPEISAHGGFLYNLWQDEQHPRGIFRRTTLAELRKDEPRWETVLDVDALAKSEGKPWAMGEVFWRRPDEKRCLIQLAPAGGDAVEVREFDLEQLRFVESGFVVPTAKSRVAWAGDDALFVATDFGPGSLTSSGYPRILKRWQRGTPLSAAETLHEAPAESVWVLARRFGSGANAVNIAVEAETFWRAKFFLVEERAGKPALTPLDIPATSNVVDALHGRLIVWLKEDWTAGGQRFRAGSVVIADPTALHGGPGNIDLLVAREKDFEVQSVTAGENDVLVTGLDNVRGRLVRLMAQGGSWTRQPIPFPDNGALKVASVDEGTGDAWVEFESFTQPPTLFYVPAGATAAEQIKAQAPTFDGAQFAVQQLWCTSADGTRVPYFVVGPRDLRFDGSNPVWMFSYGGFENSLTPSYSGSYENLKGAYGKLWLERGGVFVLANIRGGAEFGPEWHTSVLKENHYKCFEDFEAVARDLVTRAITVPARLGIEGRSNGGLLVASTMLRHPELYGAVVCGNPLLDMQRYHRLLAGASWMAEYGNPDLPEEWAFIRRYSPYQNVRRGMKLPPILFYTTTRDDRVHPGHARKMAARMIALGYAVDYYENTEGGHHGSVTSEQLATRVARTFAFLWEKLAAK, from the coding sequence ATGTCGTTGTTGCGCTTTCTTCCCGCGTTCCTCCTGGCTGGTGCTGCGGTTTCAATCGACGTCGCCGGCTCCGCCCCAGTCGCTGCAGCGGACGACCCCTACCGGTGGCTCGAGGAGATCGACAGCCCGCAGGCGCTTGAGTGGGTGCGGGACCGAAACGATGCCACCGCGTCGCGGCTGACGGCGCGACCCGACTACGACGCGCTTTATCGCGATGCGCTCGCGGTGCTGAACTCGGCGTCGCGGATTCCGGAGATCTCGGCGCACGGCGGTTTCCTCTATAACCTCTGGCAGGACGAGCAGCATCCGCGCGGGATTTTCCGGCGGACCACCCTTGCCGAGCTGCGAAAGGACGAGCCGCGCTGGGAAACCGTGCTCGACGTCGATGCGCTCGCGAAAAGCGAGGGCAAGCCGTGGGCCATGGGCGAAGTCTTCTGGCGGCGACCGGACGAAAAGCGGTGCCTGATCCAGCTCGCGCCAGCCGGCGGCGATGCCGTCGAGGTGCGGGAGTTCGACCTCGAGCAGTTGAGGTTCGTCGAAAGCGGATTTGTGGTGCCCACCGCGAAGTCGCGGGTCGCGTGGGCGGGCGATGACGCGTTGTTCGTGGCCACGGATTTTGGGCCGGGCTCGCTCACGTCGTCGGGCTATCCGCGGATTCTCAAGCGCTGGCAGCGCGGCACGCCGCTGAGCGCGGCGGAGACGTTGCACGAAGCGCCGGCGGAGTCTGTGTGGGTGCTGGCGCGCCGTTTCGGCTCGGGTGCAAACGCGGTCAACATCGCGGTGGAGGCGGAGACGTTCTGGCGCGCGAAGTTTTTTCTCGTTGAGGAACGCGCCGGGAAGCCGGCGCTGACGCCGCTCGACATTCCCGCGACGTCGAACGTCGTCGATGCGCTGCACGGCCGATTGATTGTTTGGTTGAAGGAGGACTGGACGGCGGGTGGGCAGCGTTTTCGCGCGGGATCGGTCGTGATCGCGGACCCAACGGCGCTGCACGGCGGCCCGGGGAACATCGACCTGCTGGTCGCGCGCGAGAAAGACTTTGAGGTGCAGTCGGTGACGGCCGGTGAGAACGACGTGCTGGTGACCGGACTCGACAACGTGCGCGGCCGGCTGGTCCGGCTTATGGCGCAGGGCGGTTCGTGGACACGGCAACCCATCCCGTTTCCGGATAACGGCGCGCTAAAGGTCGCGAGCGTCGATGAAGGGACGGGCGACGCGTGGGTCGAGTTCGAATCATTCACGCAACCGCCGACGCTGTTTTACGTGCCGGCCGGCGCGACCGCGGCCGAGCAGATCAAGGCGCAGGCGCCGACGTTCGACGGCGCGCAGTTCGCCGTGCAGCAGCTGTGGTGCACGTCGGCGGATGGCACGCGGGTGCCGTATTTCGTGGTCGGTCCGCGCGACCTTCGGTTCGACGGGAGCAATCCGGTGTGGATGTTTTCGTATGGCGGGTTCGAGAACTCGCTGACGCCGTCGTATTCCGGTTCGTATGAAAACCTGAAGGGCGCCTATGGAAAACTGTGGCTGGAGCGCGGCGGCGTGTTCGTGCTGGCGAACATCCGCGGCGGCGCCGAGTTCGGTCCGGAGTGGCACACATCGGTGCTGAAGGAAAATCATTACAAGTGTTTCGAGGACTTCGAAGCCGTGGCGCGCGATCTCGTGACGCGCGCCATCACCGTGCCCGCGCGGCTCGGCATCGAGGGCCGCAGCAACGGCGGATTACTCGTGGCGTCGACGATGCTGCGTCACCCGGAACTCTACGGCGCGGTGGTGTGCGGCAATCCGCTGCTCGACATGCAGCGGTATCACCGGCTGCTCGCCGGCGCGAGTTGGATGGCCGAATACGGGAATCCAGACCTGCCGGAAGAGTGGGCGTTCATTCGGCGATACTCGCCTTATCAAAACGTGCGGCGCGGGATGAAACTGCCGCCGATCCTGTTCTACACGACGACGCGCGACGATCGGGTGCATCCGGGCCACGCGCGCAAGATGGCAGCGCGGATGATCGCGCTCGGCTACGCGGTCGATTACTACGAGAACACGGAAGGCGGGCATCACGGCAGCGTGACGAGCGAGCAGCTTGCCACGCGGGTGGCGCGGACGTTCGCGTTCCTGTGGGAGAAGCTGGCGGCGAAGTAG
- a CDS encoding helix-turn-helix domain-containing protein, which yields MAATSSRKGLKHRPFEVTIPTADGSGVAERIPIDVPMEWDEDIGVWTLTAEAEELIEATKARHMGLLLPDQLRTLRERLGLTQKAIGDLLQIGAKSWTRWETGTQRPSRSLNLLLRAVYNGWITPQQLGLLCAPQPDWSEQFRRNAAAGQAAEPVVIDYYRARAEHAAASGFVEPLQVAVS from the coding sequence ATGGCTGCCACCTCCTCCAGAAAGGGCCTCAAGCATCGGCCCTTTGAAGTCACCATCCCCACTGCCGACGGTTCCGGCGTGGCTGAACGAATCCCGATCGATGTCCCGATGGAATGGGACGAAGATATCGGCGTGTGGACGCTCACCGCCGAGGCCGAGGAACTCATCGAAGCCACCAAGGCGCGCCACATGGGCCTGCTGCTGCCCGATCAACTGCGCACGCTCCGCGAACGCCTGGGCCTCACACAGAAAGCCATCGGTGACCTGCTCCAGATCGGGGCCAAGAGCTGGACCCGCTGGGAAACCGGCACCCAGCGCCCTTCCCGCAGCCTCAACCTCCTGCTACGCGCGGTGTACAACGGCTGGATTACGCCCCAGCAACTCGGACTCTTGTGTGCTCCGCAGCCGGATTGGTCCGAGCAATTCCGCCGCAATGCCGCTGCCGGACAGGCCGCCGAGCCTGTCGTCATCGACTACTATCGGGCGCGCGCCGAACACGCCGCTGCGTCCGGCTTCGTTGAGCCCCTACAAGTGGCCGTCTCATGA
- a CDS encoding protein-export chaperone SecB — protein MKEGIVTLLDYFATDLALSTNKAFSTEKPLKFESSEFAINVAVQKSTVAEGSGRRWQVALDVGHQPAPETNFPYSYRVALVGQFSIAPHIKPEDEERIVRIHGASVLYGMTREIVRVLTGRGPFRPIIIPTVSFYEPKSAVPTTPEPTAEPKTAAEAVTATPKPRRKPAGKKA, from the coding sequence ATGAAAGAGGGCATTGTCACTCTCCTCGATTACTTCGCCACCGACCTGGCGCTCTCGACCAATAAGGCTTTCTCTACCGAAAAGCCGCTCAAGTTCGAGTCGTCCGAATTCGCGATAAACGTCGCGGTTCAGAAAAGCACGGTCGCCGAAGGCAGCGGGCGCCGGTGGCAGGTCGCGCTCGATGTGGGGCACCAGCCAGCCCCGGAAACCAACTTCCCTTATTCTTACCGCGTTGCGTTGGTTGGGCAGTTCAGCATCGCGCCCCACATCAAACCGGAGGACGAAGAACGAATCGTTCGCATCCACGGCGCCTCGGTACTCTACGGCATGACCCGCGAGATCGTCCGTGTGCTCACGGGCCGCGGTCCTTTTCGCCCGATAATCATCCCGACGGTTTCGTTCTACGAACCTAAGTCCGCCGTCCCCACCACTCCCGAGCCAACCGCTGAGCCGAAAACTGCTGCCGAGGCGGTCACTGCCACGCCCAAACCGCGGCGCAAGCCCGCCGGAAAAAAGGCGTAG